The Methylacidimicrobium sp. B4 genome contains a region encoding:
- a CDS encoding ribonucleotide-diphosphate reductase subunit beta, giving the protein MSCCTFPETGCQPYDLTKRFNAEDKRLINCRTVDVNQLMPLKYKWAWEHYLNGCANNWLPSEVPMQRDIELWKSDKLSPAERRVILRNLGFFATGESLVGNNIVLAIFKHITNPEARQYLLRQAFEEAVHTHAFLYIVESLALDEREVFNMYHEVNSIRNKDAFEMILTADILREGFSTETDEGIRQFLKNLVGFYVIMEGIFFYSGFVMILSFHRQNRMTGIGEQFQYILRDETIHLNFGIDLINGIKEENPGVWTPEFQEEIGAMIAHAVELESLYAQDCLPSGILGLNADLFRDYVQYIGDRRLERIGLKARYGSRNPFPWMSEAMDLLKEKNFFETRVTEYQHGALLQW; this is encoded by the coding sequence ATGTCCTGCTGCACCTTCCCGGAGACGGGATGCCAACCCTATGACCTCACCAAGAGGTTCAACGCGGAAGATAAACGGCTGATCAACTGTCGGACGGTAGACGTCAATCAGCTCATGCCCCTCAAATACAAATGGGCATGGGAGCACTACCTGAACGGTTGCGCGAACAACTGGCTTCCCTCCGAAGTGCCGATGCAGAGGGACATCGAGCTTTGGAAATCCGACAAGCTGAGCCCGGCGGAGCGGCGGGTGATCCTGAGGAACCTCGGATTTTTTGCGACCGGCGAAAGCCTGGTCGGCAATAACATCGTGCTTGCGATCTTCAAGCACATCACCAATCCCGAGGCGCGCCAATACCTCTTGCGCCAGGCATTCGAGGAGGCGGTGCATACGCACGCCTTCCTGTACATCGTCGAGAGTCTCGCTCTCGACGAGCGCGAGGTGTTCAACATGTATCACGAGGTCAACTCGATCCGGAACAAGGACGCCTTCGAGATGATCCTGACGGCGGACATCCTGCGCGAGGGCTTTTCGACCGAGACCGACGAGGGGATTCGGCAATTTCTCAAGAACCTGGTCGGTTTCTATGTGATCATGGAGGGAATCTTTTTCTACAGCGGGTTTGTCATGATCCTCTCCTTCCATCGACAGAACCGGATGACCGGAATCGGCGAGCAGTTCCAGTACATCCTGCGGGATGAGACGATCCATTTGAACTTCGGCATCGACCTGATCAACGGGATCAAGGAAGAGAATCCCGGTGTCTGGACGCCGGAATTTCAGGAGGAGATCGGCGCGATGATCGCGCACGCCGTCGAGCTCGAATCACTCTACGCGCAGGACTGCTTGCCGAGCGGGATTCTCGGATTGAACGCCGATCTCTTCCGGGACTATGTTCAGTACATCGGGGACCGGAGGTTGGAGCGGATCGGCTTGAAGGCGCGGTACGGATCGCGCAATCCTTTCCCCTGGATGAGCGAAGCCATGGACCTTCTCAAGGAGAAGAACTTCTTCGAGACCCGGGTGACCGAGTATCAGCACGGGGCGCTGCTGCAGTGGTAG
- the lysA gene encoding diaminopimelate decarboxylase: MHRFRYQGDALYVEEVSAAVLAETYGTPLYVYSAGTILDHYERLSSALRPLDPLVCYAVKANSNLALLRLLASRGCGFDLVSGGELYRVLRAGGDPARSTFAGVAKTTREIEEALEAGIYSFVAESREELGTIDGVAARLGKRAPIALRINPDVGAQTHAKVKTGVAESKFGIPAEEIEDLYQALPRFSHLWLRGMQIHIGSQIRDVEPFEEAVRRVIPLVRIARDRFGAEFFDIGGGLGIAYEEALQSGDPGWWESKGGWATPARYAERLLPLLGPLGLRIVVEPGRLLVGNAGILLTKVLYRKDRPKKKFVIVDAGMNDLIRPALYGSFHQIVPLARREGELIEADVVGPVCESGDCFASSRRMPSVGAGDLLAIFSAGAYGFSMASQYNSRPRPAEVLVEGANHRLIRRRERYEDLVRGESTGGGERGLEDAEEAAGDQRRTGEGENGKRDPAGRKEES; the protein is encoded by the coding sequence ATGCACCGCTTCCGCTATCAGGGGGACGCCCTTTACGTCGAGGAGGTATCGGCTGCTGTCCTGGCCGAAACCTATGGCACCCCGCTCTATGTCTATTCGGCCGGCACCATCCTCGATCACTACGAGCGGCTCTCTTCGGCGCTGCGGCCCCTCGACCCGCTGGTCTGCTATGCCGTCAAAGCCAATTCCAATCTGGCTCTCCTTCGCCTGCTTGCGTCCCGTGGCTGTGGCTTCGATCTGGTGAGCGGGGGCGAGCTTTATCGAGTGCTTCGGGCCGGTGGGGATCCCGCCCGGTCTACGTTTGCCGGTGTGGCCAAGACGACCCGGGAAATCGAGGAAGCCTTGGAAGCGGGCATTTACAGCTTCGTCGCGGAGAGCCGGGAAGAGCTGGGGACCATCGATGGCGTGGCTGCTCGCTTGGGCAAGCGGGCTCCGATCGCACTCCGGATCAATCCCGATGTGGGCGCGCAGACTCATGCCAAGGTGAAGACAGGGGTAGCGGAGAGCAAATTCGGCATCCCGGCTGAGGAGATCGAGGATCTCTATCAGGCGCTTCCCCGCTTTTCCCACCTCTGGCTACGAGGAATGCAAATCCATATCGGCTCGCAGATCCGGGACGTCGAGCCCTTCGAAGAGGCGGTCCGCCGGGTGATTCCCTTGGTGAGGATTGCGCGTGACCGGTTCGGTGCGGAGTTCTTCGACATCGGGGGAGGATTGGGAATCGCTTATGAGGAGGCCCTGCAGAGCGGCGATCCCGGCTGGTGGGAGAGCAAGGGCGGGTGGGCTACGCCCGCCCGCTATGCGGAGCGGCTGCTTCCCTTGCTGGGTCCGCTCGGGCTCCGCATCGTCGTGGAGCCAGGGAGGCTGCTCGTCGGAAATGCGGGGATTCTTCTCACGAAGGTCCTCTATCGGAAGGATCGGCCGAAGAAGAAGTTCGTGATCGTCGACGCGGGGATGAACGACCTCATCCGCCCGGCGCTCTATGGATCCTTTCACCAGATCGTGCCACTAGCTCGTCGCGAGGGGGAGCTGATCGAGGCGGATGTCGTCGGACCCGTCTGCGAGTCGGGCGACTGCTTCGCTAGCTCGCGGCGGATGCCTTCGGTAGGGGCGGGGGATCTGCTGGCGATCTTCAGCGCCGGGGCGTATGGATTCTCCATGGCTTCGCAATACAACTCTCGCCCGAGGCCGGCCGAGGTCCTGGTCGAAGGAGCCAACCACCGGCTCATTCGACGGCGGGAACGCTACGAGGATCTGGTGCGCGGCGAGTCGACCGGCGGGGGAGAAAGAGGCTTGGAGGACGCAGAAGAAGCGGCGGGAGATCAAAGGCGGACGGGTGAGGGCGAGAATGGGAAACGCGACCCAGCGGGTCGGAAGGAGGAGTCATGA
- a CDS encoding isochorismatase family protein, with translation MSWRINGQKTAIVLVDVQERLCAAVAGAERILARIDRLLEIGKLFSIPVHLTELAPQRFGPISSPILQKLGEGGSRSARNVLSAGSALPKELPQFLLVAGMETHAAVRQAIYDLRERGHAVYLLADAVGSRNACDHQVALDEMRQDRIVVTTLEAAAYELGAEADEPLWDRLLPPLS, from the coding sequence ATGAGCTGGCGAATCAATGGTCAGAAGACGGCAATTGTTCTGGTGGATGTTCAAGAGCGGCTGTGCGCCGCCGTCGCCGGTGCGGAGAGGATCCTTGCCAGGATCGATCGCCTTCTCGAAATCGGAAAGCTCTTCTCGATTCCGGTTCACCTGACGGAGCTGGCTCCGCAGAGATTCGGCCCTATCTCCTCGCCCATTCTTCAAAAGCTCGGGGAGGGTGGCTCGCGCTCTGCGCGAAATGTCCTTTCGGCGGGCTCCGCGTTGCCGAAAGAGCTGCCGCAATTTCTCCTCGTCGCGGGAATGGAAACGCATGCGGCGGTCCGACAAGCAATCTACGATCTCCGGGAGCGAGGGCATGCGGTTTATCTGCTGGCCGATGCCGTCGGCTCGCGCAATGCTTGCGATCACCAAGTCGCCCTGGACGAGATGCGACAAGACCGCATCGTGGTGACGACGCTCGAAGCGGCGGCTTACGAGCTCGGAGCCGAGGCGGATGAGCCGCTTTGGGACAGGCTGCTTCCTCCGCTATCGTAG
- a CDS encoding P-II family nitrogen regulator, with translation MEDQPTTHGPVLSTRLFQKVEAVIPRFCLGDLRDALADRGIEGALVSRVKRFEKAPEEVERYLGKDYLPDFLPQTKIELILPVDLVPAAVKTILRKARVRDPQDRILLSPVLRVISIDPPREKSARAAELSDGPLKLRAEAAQSLR, from the coding sequence ATGGAGGATCAGCCCACGACGCACGGTCCGGTCCTTTCCACCCGACTGTTTCAAAAGGTGGAGGCCGTCATTCCCCGGTTTTGCCTCGGCGACCTCCGCGATGCGCTCGCCGATCGGGGGATCGAAGGAGCCCTGGTGAGTCGCGTGAAACGGTTCGAAAAGGCGCCGGAGGAGGTAGAACGCTACCTCGGCAAGGATTATCTCCCGGACTTCTTGCCTCAAACGAAGATCGAGCTGATCCTTCCGGTCGATCTGGTCCCTGCGGCGGTAAAGACGATTCTCCGGAAAGCCCGCGTCCGAGACCCGCAGGATCGGATTCTTCTCAGCCCCGTTCTTCGCGTCATCTCGATCGACCCTCCCCGCGAAAAGTCGGCCAGGGCAGCCGAGCTCTCGGATGGACCGCTGAAACTGCGGGCGGAGGCCGCGCAATCGCTACGATAG
- a CDS encoding zinc ribbon domain-containing protein translates to MITYLYETVPTRNGEEPKVYEIRQPMGAPALTHHPESGEPLRRIISGGVGVQTSRKGASSPPPSSCGCGHGGCGCH, encoded by the coding sequence ATGATTACCTATCTGTACGAGACGGTTCCCACCCGCAATGGGGAAGAGCCCAAGGTCTACGAAATCCGGCAGCCCATGGGGGCGCCGGCACTGACGCATCATCCGGAAAGTGGAGAGCCGCTACGCCGCATCATCTCGGGTGGAGTCGGAGTTCAGACGTCTCGGAAGGGGGCCTCCTCTCCGCCCCCCAGCTCCTGCGGTTGCGGGCATGGCGGCTGCGGTTGCCATTGA
- a CDS encoding OsmC family protein: MHPLPHRYDVVARGGPTGLLSIEAANLPTLEATAPPQFGGPGNVWSPEALLVAAVASCFILTFDTIAELSRLPWIEIACPTEGILELADGKRRFTRFFLRPTLQLPKGADAKKAEHLLHKAEEHCLITASLSSSVSLSASLEFADGSAS, from the coding sequence ATGCACCCTCTTCCGCACCGGTACGACGTGGTCGCCCGCGGAGGGCCGACCGGTCTTCTCTCGATCGAGGCCGCGAACCTCCCAACCCTGGAAGCAACGGCTCCGCCTCAATTCGGTGGCCCGGGAAATGTCTGGTCCCCCGAGGCTCTCCTGGTGGCCGCGGTGGCGAGCTGCTTCATCCTCACCTTCGATACCATTGCCGAGCTCTCCCGCCTGCCTTGGATTGAGATCGCCTGCCCCACCGAAGGCATCCTCGAGCTCGCAGACGGGAAACGTCGCTTCACGCGCTTCTTCTTGCGTCCTACCCTCCAGCTGCCCAAGGGGGCCGACGCAAAAAAGGCCGAGCATCTCCTCCATAAGGCAGAGGAGCATTGCCTGATCACGGCATCGCTTTCCAGCAGCGTCAGCCTTTCGGCTTCCCTTGAGTTTGCGGACGGATCGGCTTCCTGA
- a CDS encoding UDP-N-acetylmuramate dehydrogenase gives MQIQENVPLAPLTTLGVGGNARYLVEVRSEPEAREALSLASERNLPLFILGGGSNVVIGDRGFAGLVLKMSIRGLEEEWEKGDRLFWVGAGEPWDPFVARTVAEGFAGLVLLSGIPGTVGGTPIQNVGAYGAEVATSIRAVRAIDRRDGCIVEIPAAACSFGYRRSIFNTEKNGRYLLLAVCYSLSKEENPELGYPDLRSFFSRRGGPPSLPEIREEVLRIRRAKAMVVLADEEDSRSAGSFFKNPVLEPAAWVELQRRAEKLGLVPPSYPADDGQRKVPAAWLLENSGFPKGLHRGSVGISRRHALAIVNRGGATAGEIVAFMEEIKRTVEATFAIRLQPEPVFVGFDTP, from the coding sequence ATGCAGATTCAGGAAAACGTCCCCCTGGCTCCGCTGACCACGCTCGGAGTCGGGGGAAATGCCCGATACCTTGTTGAGGTGCGGTCAGAGCCGGAGGCGCGCGAAGCGCTCTCCCTGGCCTCCGAACGAAACCTCCCTCTTTTCATCCTGGGAGGAGGCAGCAACGTCGTGATCGGAGATCGGGGCTTCGCGGGCCTCGTCCTCAAGATGTCGATCCGCGGCCTCGAAGAGGAGTGGGAGAAGGGAGATCGCCTTTTTTGGGTCGGGGCCGGAGAACCCTGGGATCCCTTCGTCGCGCGGACCGTTGCCGAGGGCTTCGCTGGCTTGGTCCTCCTGAGCGGAATCCCAGGAACGGTCGGCGGCACACCGATCCAGAACGTAGGGGCTTATGGAGCCGAGGTCGCGACCTCGATCCGGGCGGTCCGCGCGATCGATCGGCGGGATGGCTGCATCGTCGAGATTCCCGCCGCAGCCTGCTCGTTCGGCTATCGAAGGAGCATCTTCAATACGGAGAAGAACGGACGCTATCTTCTCCTGGCCGTCTGCTACTCGCTTTCCAAAGAGGAAAATCCGGAGCTTGGCTATCCCGACCTGCGCTCCTTCTTTTCCCGAAGAGGAGGTCCGCCATCCCTGCCCGAGATTCGGGAGGAGGTTCTCCGGATTCGCCGAGCGAAGGCGATGGTCGTCCTGGCGGACGAGGAAGACTCGCGAAGCGCCGGCTCCTTCTTCAAGAATCCCGTTCTCGAGCCCGCGGCATGGGTCGAGCTGCAGAGGCGCGCGGAAAAGCTGGGACTCGTTCCTCCATCCTACCCGGCGGATGATGGGCAGCGGAAGGTCCCGGCCGCCTGGCTTCTCGAAAATTCCGGGTTTCCGAAGGGGCTGCATCGAGGTTCTGTGGGAATCTCCCGGCGGCATGCGCTTGCGATCGTCAATCGCGGTGGGGCGACCGCCGGGGAAATCGTCGCCTTCATGGAAGAGATCAAGCGCACCGTCGAGGCGACCTTTGCGATCCGACTCCAGCCGGAACCGGTGTTCGTCGGATTCGACACTCCATGA
- a CDS encoding ABC transporter permease, translating into MNLLRHFAKGWVGMFETAGAIYYLFADVVYSIFRYRLRWELFLEQIVRIGIRSQGIVLITGAFTGAVFAAQTQFRFGKFGLSSATGPVVSIAMLRELGPVLCALMLSGRVGSAMAAELSTMRVTEQIDALRALAVYPTQYLVVPRFLGMLVSMPFLVALTSGTGILLGYGVSVFLLGVDPTFYWENTIKFTGAKDIWMGEIKALFFAIIIVLISCHRGLRCQMNAEGVGIAATEAMVFSAITVLISNFFFSFLMNLILSS; encoded by the coding sequence ATGAATCTTCTTCGGCATTTCGCAAAAGGGTGGGTGGGGATGTTCGAAACCGCCGGTGCCATCTACTATTTGTTCGCGGACGTCGTCTATAGTATTTTCCGCTATCGCCTCCGTTGGGAGCTCTTTTTGGAGCAGATCGTTCGCATCGGAATCCGTTCCCAAGGGATCGTCCTGATCACCGGGGCCTTTACCGGTGCGGTCTTCGCCGCGCAGACTCAATTCCGCTTCGGCAAGTTCGGACTCTCCTCGGCCACGGGGCCGGTCGTTTCGATTGCCATGCTGCGGGAGCTCGGACCGGTGCTCTGCGCGCTCATGCTTTCGGGACGGGTCGGGTCCGCAATGGCCGCGGAGCTCTCGACGATGCGGGTCACCGAGCAGATCGACGCGCTCCGGGCGCTTGCGGTCTACCCGACCCAATATCTGGTCGTGCCCCGGTTCCTTGGAATGCTGGTTTCGATGCCCTTTCTGGTCGCATTGACGAGCGGAACCGGCATTCTCCTGGGCTATGGCGTCTCGGTCTTCCTGCTGGGCGTCGATCCGACGTTCTACTGGGAAAACACGATCAAGTTTACGGGGGCAAAGGATATCTGGATGGGAGAGATCAAAGCTCTCTTTTTTGCCATCATCATCGTCTTGATCAGCTGCCATCGCGGCCTTCGTTGCCAGATGAACGCCGAAGGGGTGGGCATCGCCGCGACGGAAGCCATGGTCTTCTCGGCGATCACTGTATTGATTTCGAACTTCTTTTTTAGTTTTCTCATGAACCTCATCTTGTCTTCGTAA
- a CDS encoding ABC transporter ATP-binding protein — MEGVSLEVEPHERLCIVGRSGAGKSVLLRLILGLIKPDSGEIWYGETNLVPLSERDLAPLRSEMGMVFQNGALFDFMTVEENVAFVLRERRLPENEIRQRVSRILERLFLQGHEKKMPAELSGGMRKRVALARAIICRPKLVLYDEPTAGLDPIGSTEITDLIRCLNEEFGATTVVVTHDMRSVEQIAHQVAFLHAGRIYKICSPEEFLSSKEPVVRAFVHGLVEEPAVGTC; from the coding sequence TTGGAAGGAGTATCGCTGGAAGTCGAGCCGCACGAGCGCCTCTGCATTGTGGGGCGGAGCGGAGCGGGGAAGAGCGTCCTCTTGCGATTGATCCTGGGCCTGATCAAGCCCGATTCCGGGGAAATCTGGTATGGAGAGACCAACTTGGTCCCGCTCTCGGAGCGCGATCTGGCGCCGCTGCGGAGCGAGATGGGAATGGTCTTTCAGAACGGAGCGCTTTTTGATTTCATGACCGTCGAGGAGAACGTGGCCTTCGTCTTGCGGGAGAGGAGGCTTCCAGAAAATGAAATCCGCCAGCGGGTCTCGCGCATTCTTGAGCGACTCTTCCTCCAGGGGCACGAAAAGAAGATGCCGGCGGAGCTTAGCGGCGGGATGCGGAAACGGGTAGCGCTGGCGCGAGCGATCATCTGCCGGCCGAAGCTCGTTCTTTACGATGAGCCCACCGCCGGGCTCGATCCGATCGGCTCCACGGAGATCACGGACTTGATCCGGTGCCTGAACGAGGAATTTGGCGCGACGACGGTCGTCGTCACGCACGACATGCGGAGTGTCGAGCAGATCGCGCATCAGGTCGCCTTTCTCCATGCGGGGCGGATCTACAAGATATGCTCCCCGGAAGAGTTCCTCTCCTCGAAGGAGCCGGTGGTAAGGGCGTTTGTCCATGGGCTGGTCGAGGAGCCCGCCGTCGGGACTTGTTAA
- a CDS encoding MlaD family protein, with product MATKHAEFQVGVFLLTGLAVIGVLVVLLGRYGEKFRSAYEITVEFPNAYGLVKGAPVQFAGAPVGRVANSPYPIREGKAVEVPLKMYADTKIRKDALFQIVDVGMLGDKTIEITPRGTSAPFLKGGDHVRGSRQTTIVDLAGEFRPVAESAGKVADEIGILIGRVNEEVLTADVAAEIRATIKDLHSVILRTDHILEEAQYGRGPISRLLNDPALATDLRDFIYNLRRKGVLFYSDVAAHQEQEGKPLPAPVARPVSAERVVPRAPAPQKHP from the coding sequence ATGGCGACCAAACATGCGGAGTTCCAGGTCGGCGTCTTTCTTCTCACGGGGCTGGCCGTGATCGGCGTCCTCGTCGTCCTGCTCGGACGGTATGGGGAAAAATTTCGGTCGGCCTATGAGATCACCGTCGAATTTCCCAACGCCTACGGGCTCGTGAAGGGGGCACCGGTTCAATTTGCGGGAGCGCCTGTCGGCCGGGTGGCCAATAGCCCCTATCCGATTCGCGAGGGGAAAGCGGTCGAGGTGCCTCTCAAGATGTACGCAGACACCAAGATCCGAAAGGATGCCCTCTTTCAGATCGTCGATGTCGGCATGCTCGGCGACAAGACGATCGAGATTACGCCCCGGGGAACCTCGGCGCCCTTCCTCAAAGGGGGCGATCATGTTCGCGGGAGTCGTCAGACGACGATTGTCGATCTGGCCGGTGAGTTTCGGCCGGTGGCCGAATCGGCGGGCAAGGTGGCGGACGAGATCGGAATCCTGATCGGACGGGTCAACGAGGAGGTTCTCACGGCGGATGTGGCGGCGGAGATCCGCGCGACGATCAAGGATCTCCATAGCGTCATCCTGCGAACCGACCACATTCTGGAAGAGGCGCAATATGGCCGAGGCCCGATCTCCCGCCTGTTGAACGATCCTGCGCTCGCGACCGATCTGCGGGACTTCATCTACAACCTTCGGAGAAAGGGGGTTCTCTTCTATTCGGATGTGGCGGCCCATCAGGAACAGGAGGGCAAGCCGTTGCCAGCCCCGGTCGCGCGGCCGGTCAGTGCCGAGAGGGTAGTTCCGCGAGCGCCCGCTCCGCAGAAGCATCCCTGA
- the ispD gene encoding 2-C-methyl-D-erythritol 4-phosphate cytidylyltransferase, with translation MRERESSGGEVRIVGAILVAAGQSRRMGFDKIFRPLTTRSALELCLERVSAFPRIREIVVVVARERLEDASRLLSGCALPVPVRIVEGGAERQDSVAAGLEVLAPRSEFALVHDAARPFATGELMEAIFQVAQREGAAACGNPSSDTVKEADEQGKVVATLDRRRVWNVQTPQIFRRELLREAYRKLREGGKIATDDAAAVEAIGHPVRLVAYSGFNGKMTRPDDWELARQLLLGKRDL, from the coding sequence ATGCGCGAGCGAGAGTCAAGCGGGGGGGAGGTGCGAATCGTCGGAGCGATACTCGTCGCGGCAGGGCAGAGCCGGAGGATGGGCTTTGACAAGATTTTCCGTCCCTTGACCACGCGAAGCGCGCTCGAGCTCTGCCTGGAAAGGGTCTCGGCATTCCCACGCATCCGAGAGATCGTGGTCGTCGTCGCTCGCGAGCGCCTCGAAGACGCTTCTCGACTCCTCTCTGGATGCGCGCTTCCCGTGCCTGTCCGGATTGTGGAAGGGGGGGCGGAGCGGCAGGACTCGGTCGCGGCGGGCCTCGAGGTGCTCGCTCCGAGATCAGAATTTGCGCTCGTTCATGATGCGGCACGTCCCTTTGCGACCGGAGAGTTGATGGAAGCGATCTTTCAGGTGGCTCAGCGGGAAGGTGCGGCGGCCTGCGGAAATCCGAGCTCGGACACCGTGAAGGAGGCGGACGAGCAAGGGAAGGTGGTGGCGACGCTCGACCGGCGGAGGGTCTGGAATGTGCAGACGCCCCAGATTTTTCGGCGAGAGCTGCTGCGGGAGGCCTATCGAAAGTTGCGGGAAGGCGGAAAGATCGCCACCGATGATGCCGCCGCGGTAGAAGCGATCGGCCATCCGGTCCGCCTGGTTGCCTACAGCGGTTTCAACGGGAAGATGACTCGGCCGGACGACTGGGAGCTGGCACGCCAGCTCTTGCTCGGGAAGCGGGACTTGTAA
- the rpmG gene encoding 50S ribosomal protein L33: MPREQVILECTEAKAEKKPASRYFGTRNKKLQPSRVELRKFNPFLRRYTLHREIK; the protein is encoded by the coding sequence ATGCCCAGGGAACAAGTCATTTTGGAGTGCACGGAAGCCAAAGCGGAAAAGAAGCCTGCGTCGCGCTACTTCGGAACCAGGAACAAGAAGCTCCAACCGAGCCGCGTGGAGCTTCGGAAGTTCAACCCGTTCCTGCGCCGGTACACTCTCCATCGGGAGATCAAGTAG
- a CDS encoding CHAD domain-containing protein, with protein sequence MRKPTGRPRRGRGAEKEASGRRWEAAVRSRTRVADSASLVEEVHQIRVLAKKLRAYLRLLRGTLPEKLLEREERRIQRIAAGLSPARDAAICRQILRWLVAKEGKEIRRERLRAALAHFPEAVGGNVDPRAIARARAGIEARRRRLLKLIDEHPPQEQKLEKLLRSEYGKSRQRMREALREGSPDAFHQWRKRVKRLGYQTEIFCTSSRRSLARLEAKLVRLGKLLGKLQDLRVLKNRIEAHAASAEQKLLPLLEDWMAHYRKEVEREGEDCFRLGKGKFRTLLE encoded by the coding sequence ATGAGAAAGCCGACCGGCAGACCGAGGAGAGGGAGGGGGGCGGAGAAGGAGGCCTCCGGGCGAAGGTGGGAAGCGGCGGTGCGGAGCCGGACCCGCGTCGCGGACAGCGCCTCCTTGGTCGAGGAGGTTCACCAGATTCGCGTGCTCGCCAAGAAGCTTCGCGCCTATCTCCGGCTCCTTCGAGGAACCTTGCCGGAAAAGCTTCTCGAACGCGAGGAGAGGCGCATCCAGCGGATCGCGGCCGGCCTCAGCCCGGCTCGGGATGCGGCGATCTGTCGCCAGATCCTGCGCTGGCTGGTGGCAAAGGAGGGGAAGGAGATTCGTCGGGAACGGCTACGGGCCGCGCTGGCGCATTTTCCCGAGGCCGTCGGTGGGAATGTGGACCCGAGGGCGATCGCGCGGGCAAGAGCGGGGATCGAGGCCAGGCGGCGGCGGCTTCTGAAGCTGATCGACGAGCATCCGCCGCAAGAGCAGAAGCTCGAAAAGCTCCTGCGCAGCGAGTACGGGAAGAGTCGGCAACGGATGCGGGAAGCGCTCCGGGAAGGCAGCCCGGATGCCTTTCATCAATGGAGGAAGCGTGTGAAGCGGCTCGGCTACCAGACCGAAATTTTTTGCACCTCCTCCCGGCGAAGCCTCGCCCGCCTGGAAGCGAAGTTGGTCCGGCTCGGCAAGCTCCTGGGGAAGCTCCAGGATCTGCGCGTTTTAAAAAATCGGATCGAAGCGCATGCCGCGTCCGCAGAGCAAAAGCTCCTTCCGCTCCTCGAGGACTGGATGGCCCACTACCGGAAAGAGGTCGAGCGGGAAGGAGAGGACTGCTTTCGCCTGGGAAAGGGGAAGTTTCGCACGCTCCTGGAATAG